A genomic stretch from Helianthus annuus cultivar XRQ/B chromosome 1, HanXRQr2.0-SUNRISE, whole genome shotgun sequence includes:
- the LOC110889324 gene encoding uncharacterized protein LOC110889324 — MGKGDEYRPPDSISGKWTNINKKCTNFQTVYQRNFTGGKSGSKDEDITQVALVEYTNANGHFPYLRCWQILRNSPKWANISTPSDSSENKRPSKRSKTNESGEPETPTSDARNTDLNEDIPEEEPVEELPRPAGRRSRSKKARVIVDVDGNRNK; from the coding sequence ATGGGTAAAGGAGACGAATACCGGCCGCCGGACTCGATATCGGGCAAGTGGACCAATATCAACAAAAAGTGCACGAATTTTCAAACCGTGTACCAACGCAATTTTACCGGAGGGAAAAGTGGAAGCAAGGACGAGGACATTACGCAAGTGGCATTGGTCGAGTATACAAATGCTAATGGCCATTTCCCGTATCTAAGGTGTTGGCAAATCCTTCGCAATAGCCCCAAATGGGCCAACATCTCTACTCCTAGCGATTCGTCGGAAAATAAAAGGCCATCAAAGAGGTCCAAAACAAACGAGTCAGGTGAACCCGAAACGCCAACCTCCGACGCTCGAAACACCGACTTGAACGAGGATATTCCGGAGGAAGAGCCGGTGGAAGAGCTACCAAGACCCGCCGGTAGAAGAAGCCGGTCGAAAAAGGCCCGAGTCATCGTCGATGTCGATGGGAACCGAAATAAGTAA